In Aggregatibacter sp. 2125159857, one DNA window encodes the following:
- the yajC gene encoding preprotein translocase subunit YajC, translating into MEAQQGSPMSMLFIFIIFGLIFYFMIYRPQAKRNKEHKKLMSELTKGTEVLTAGGIIGKITKVPEKGDVIVIALNDKTEITINRNYIAAVLPKGTIETL; encoded by the coding sequence ATGGAAGCTCAACAAGGCAGCCCAATGTCAATGTTATTTATTTTCATCATCTTCGGATTGATTTTCTATTTCATGATTTATCGTCCGCAAGCGAAAAGAAATAAAGAACATAAAAAATTAATGTCCGAATTAACCAAAGGCACCGAAGTGTTAACCGCCGGCGGTATCATCGGTAAAATCACCAAAGTGCCTGAAAAAGGGGATGTGATCGTTATTGCACTAAACGATAAAACCGAAATTACCATCAACCGCAATTACATTGCCGCCGTGTTACCAAAAGGCACAATCGAAACTCTTTAA
- the secD gene encoding protein translocase subunit SecD has translation MLNRYPLWKNLMVIFLVAIGVLYALPNLYGEDPAVQISGTRGQEADSGVLSEVQTVLKDNHLITKSVVLENGSILVRFDNTDAQLLAKDKITEKLGTNYSVALNLAPATPKWLSSIGGNPMKWGLDLRGGVRFLMEVDMNSALSKRQEQLQDSLRTELRKEKYQYSAIKSAENFSTIVTLANPDQLSDVQRYLRKQHPTLDIREISDNTLSLALSDAALNEARESAIEQNLSILRKRVTELGVAEAVIQRQGAERIVVELPGVQDTARAKEILGATATLEFRLVNGNANLDAAARGMVTSDSEVKYDRNNRPIVLYKRAVLGGEHITNASSGVDQNTSRPQVSVTLDSEGGEIMSQTTRANIQKPMATLYVEYKDSGKKDENGKTILQKHEEVINVATIQGRFGSQFQITGIDSPAEAQNLAVLLRSGALIAPIQIVEERTIGPSLGAQNVEQGLQASFWGLMVVVVFMIIYYRKFGIIADIALIANIVLLVGLMSLLPGATLTMPGIAGIVLAVGMSVDANVLIFERIKEEIRNGRPIQQAINEGYNGAFSSIFDANLTTILTAVALYAVGTGPIKGFAITLSLGIAISMFTAITGTRAIVNFLYGGKRIDKLSI, from the coding sequence ATGTTAAATCGTTACCCTTTATGGAAGAATCTAATGGTGATCTTTTTGGTCGCCATTGGTGTTTTATACGCTCTTCCAAATCTTTACGGTGAAGATCCTGCCGTACAAATCTCAGGAACTCGTGGTCAGGAAGCCGATTCCGGTGTCTTAAGCGAAGTTCAAACCGTCCTAAAAGACAATCATCTGATAACCAAATCTGTGGTATTGGAAAACGGCTCGATTTTAGTGCGTTTCGACAATACCGATGCGCAATTACTCGCCAAAGATAAAATCACCGAAAAATTAGGGACAAATTATTCTGTTGCGTTAAACCTTGCACCGGCAACACCAAAATGGCTAAGTAGCATTGGCGGCAACCCGATGAAATGGGGCTTGGACTTGCGTGGTGGTGTACGTTTCCTGATGGAAGTGGATATGAACTCAGCGCTAAGCAAACGTCAGGAACAACTACAGGATTCCTTACGTACCGAATTGCGCAAAGAGAAGTATCAATATAGCGCCATTAAGTCAGCAGAGAATTTTTCCACGATAGTCACATTGGCGAATCCGGATCAGTTATCTGATGTACAGCGTTATTTGCGCAAACAGCATCCGACCTTAGACATTCGCGAGATTTCTGATAATACCCTGTCTTTGGCGTTATCTGATGCGGCATTAAACGAAGCTCGCGAAAGTGCCATCGAACAAAACTTAAGTATTTTGCGTAAACGTGTCACCGAACTGGGTGTGGCTGAAGCGGTGATTCAGCGCCAAGGCGCAGAACGTATCGTGGTTGAATTGCCGGGGGTACAAGACACTGCCCGCGCGAAAGAAATTCTGGGCGCAACGGCGACCCTTGAATTCCGCTTAGTCAATGGTAATGCAAACTTAGACGCTGCAGCGCGCGGCATGGTGACTTCTGATTCTGAAGTGAAATACGACAGAAACAATCGCCCTATCGTGCTGTATAAACGCGCTGTATTAGGTGGTGAACACATTACCAACGCCAGTTCAGGTGTGGATCAAAATACCTCCAGACCGCAAGTCAGCGTCACCTTGGACAGCGAAGGTGGTGAAATCATGTCGCAAACGACGCGTGCCAATATCCAAAAACCGATGGCAACGTTATATGTGGAATATAAAGATAGCGGCAAAAAAGACGAAAATGGTAAAACCATTTTACAAAAACACGAGGAAGTGATTAACGTTGCCACCATTCAAGGTCGTTTCGGTAGTCAATTCCAAATTACCGGCATTGACTCTCCGGCTGAAGCACAAAACCTTGCAGTGTTACTTCGTTCCGGTGCGTTAATTGCGCCGATTCAAATCGTGGAAGAACGTACCATCGGTCCGTCTCTTGGCGCACAAAACGTCGAACAAGGTTTGCAAGCAAGTTTCTGGGGATTGATGGTGGTTGTGGTCTTTATGATCATTTACTATCGTAAATTCGGTATCATTGCGGACATCGCTTTAATTGCTAACATTGTTTTATTGGTTGGGTTAATGTCCTTATTACCGGGCGCTACGCTTACCATGCCGGGGATTGCCGGTATCGTGCTAGCGGTTGGGATGTCCGTGGATGCGAACGTATTAATCTTTGAGCGGATTAAAGAAGAAATTCGCAATGGTCGTCCGATCCAACAAGCCATTAACGAAGGTTATAACGGTGCATTCAGTTCTATCTTTGATGCGAACTTAACCACCATTTTGACTGCGGTGGCACTCTACGCCGTGGGGACAGGTCCAATTAAAGGCTTCGCAATCACCTTATCTTTAGGGATTGCTATCTCAATGTTTACCGCAATCACCGGAACACGCGCAATCGTGAATTTCTTATACGGCGGCAAACGAATTGATAAATTATCAATTTAA
- the secF gene encoding protein translocase subunit SecF, giving the protein MNLENRSQPIKEIQGIKLPFRLVEFMKFRLWGYLASVVIIAVSLFFVFTKGFNWGLDFTGGVVVDTHFSQPADLEKIRSTLVQNGIESPLVQTTGGVRDVMIRLPATDDAQIGDHVKKMLNTLDSDIQIRSIEFVGPNVGEELTQGAIYATLATLIMLLLYVGMRFEWRLATGGVLSLAHDVIVTLGAFSYLQIEMDLTFIAAILSVVGYSLNDSIVVFDRVRENFRKIRRISAIDIIDISLTQTLSRTIMTSLTTLIVVVALYVFGGPTIHSFSLALLIGIGFGTYSSIFIAIAIAYDLGLNREHMVQPKVNKDDIDEMP; this is encoded by the coding sequence GTGAATTTAGAAAATAGAAGTCAGCCAATTAAAGAAATTCAAGGCATTAAACTCCCTTTCCGTTTAGTGGAATTCATGAAATTCCGTCTGTGGGGCTACCTTGCTTCCGTCGTGATTATCGCAGTTTCCTTATTCTTTGTGTTTACCAAAGGTTTCAACTGGGGCTTAGATTTCACTGGTGGCGTGGTGGTAGATACCCACTTCTCCCAACCGGCGGATTTGGAAAAAATCCGTTCTACGTTGGTGCAAAATGGCATTGAGAGTCCACTGGTGCAAACCACCGGTGGTGTGCGTGATGTGATGATTCGCCTACCGGCAACCGATGATGCGCAAATTGGCGATCACGTCAAAAAAATGCTTAATACCTTGGATAGTGATATTCAAATTCGTTCCATTGAGTTTGTTGGGCCGAACGTTGGGGAAGAATTAACCCAAGGGGCCATTTACGCCACCTTAGCCACCCTCATTATGCTATTGCTTTATGTGGGCATGCGTTTTGAATGGCGTTTAGCCACCGGCGGTGTGCTTTCTTTAGCGCACGACGTAATTGTTACCCTAGGGGCATTCTCTTACTTACAAATCGAAATGGATTTAACCTTCATTGCAGCGATCCTTTCTGTAGTAGGTTACTCGTTAAACGACAGTATCGTGGTGTTCGACCGTGTGCGTGAAAACTTCCGTAAAATCAGACGGATTTCTGCCATCGACATCATCGATATTTCTTTAACTCAAACCCTGTCCCGTACTATTATGACCTCGCTCACGACATTGATTGTGGTCGTTGCCCTTTATGTTTTCGGCGGTCCAACAATTCATAGCTTCTCACTTGCGTTGCTCATCGGGATCGGTTTCGGTACTTATTCTTCCATCTTTATTGCGATTGCTATCGCCTATGATTTAGGCTTAAATCGTGAACACATGGTTCAACCCAAAGTGAATAAAGATGATATTGATGAAATGCCGTAA
- the artM gene encoding arginine ABC transporter permease ArtM, with translation MFEDYLSVIAQGIPTSLLLTFASLLIAFLLALFFTFILAMGNRWLKSAVNFYLVLFTGTPLLIQIFLIYSGPGQFEFITQSPLWSLLSNAWFCAMLALALNSAAYSTQLFYGAVKAIPQGQWESCAALGLSRVQTLKILIPYALKRALPSYTNEIILVFKGTSLASTITIMDIMGYARQLYGTEYDALTIYGIAGGIYLLITGIATFMLRKVENKVLAFERFESK, from the coding sequence ATGTTTGAAGACTATTTATCAGTGATTGCGCAGGGCATTCCGACCAGTTTATTGCTCACTTTCGCCTCTTTATTAATCGCCTTTTTATTAGCGTTATTCTTCACGTTTATCCTTGCCATGGGGAATCGCTGGCTAAAAAGTGCGGTGAATTTTTATCTTGTTTTATTTACCGGCACTCCCCTACTTATTCAGATTTTTTTAATTTATAGTGGTCCGGGGCAATTTGAATTTATTACGCAAAGTCCACTTTGGTCCTTGCTTTCCAATGCATGGTTTTGCGCTATGCTGGCCTTAGCATTAAATAGTGCAGCTTACTCTACTCAACTTTTTTATGGCGCGGTTAAAGCCATTCCACAAGGTCAATGGGAAAGTTGTGCCGCGTTAGGATTGTCACGCGTGCAAACGCTTAAAATTTTGATTCCATACGCTCTTAAACGCGCACTGCCTTCTTATACCAATGAAATTATTTTGGTATTTAAAGGCACATCGTTGGCGTCAACCATCACGATTATGGACATCATGGGATATGCCCGCCAGCTCTATGGCACAGAATATGATGCGTTGACCATCTATGGTATCGCCGGCGGTATCTATTTACTGATTACCGGCATTGCTACCTTCATGTTACGCAAAGTTGAAAATAAAGTGCTAGCATTCGAGCGTTTTGAATCTAAATAG
- the artQ gene encoding arginine ABC transporter permease ArtQ translates to MFYDYLALIFHAALTTLGLAVCSLIVGLILGIFFTALESNKYPIIARTTSVLVMLLRGLPEILVVLLIYFGSTEIVELLTGEYIEFGAFGCGVFALSLIFAAYASQTLRGAIQAIPKGQWESGMALGLSRPYTFIHLIMPQVWRHALPGLSNQWLVLLKDTALVSLIGVDDLMRQAGLINTNTHQPFTWYGIAALVYLAVTLVSQVAIRKLERRFTRFERGNA, encoded by the coding sequence ATGTTTTATGATTATCTCGCGTTAATTTTTCATGCAGCCCTAACGACCTTAGGGCTTGCTGTTTGTTCGCTCATTGTCGGTTTAATTTTAGGTATTTTTTTCACCGCACTTGAGTCCAATAAATACCCGATCATTGCCAGAACAACCTCTGTTTTGGTGATGTTATTGCGTGGTTTACCTGAAATTTTGGTCGTTTTATTGATTTATTTCGGCTCAACGGAAATCGTAGAATTATTAACCGGTGAATATATTGAATTTGGTGCCTTCGGTTGTGGTGTATTTGCTTTATCCCTGATTTTTGCCGCTTACGCTTCCCAAACCTTACGGGGCGCTATTCAAGCCATTCCCAAAGGGCAATGGGAATCGGGTATGGCGCTGGGGTTAAGCCGCCCTTATACCTTTATTCACCTCATCATGCCACAGGTATGGCGTCATGCTTTGCCGGGATTAAGCAATCAATGGCTTGTGTTGTTAAAAGATACCGCACTTGTTTCGCTAATTGGCGTAGATGATTTAATGCGCCAAGCCGGATTGATTAACACCAATACACATCAGCCTTTTACTTGGTACGGCATTGCAGCGTTAGTTTATTTAGCGGTGACCCTTGTCAGCCAAGTTGCGATTCGTAAATTAGAAAGACGATTTACTCGATTTGAGCGAGGGAATGCATAA